Proteins encoded by one window of Archaeoglobus veneficus SNP6:
- a CDS encoding ribbon-helix-helix protein, CopG family, with translation MPVEVSLYPVHLERLEVLQKRLRKNRSELLRDLIDTAYNCYKHSKKCSNCPLMNG, from the coding sequence GTGCCTGTAGAGGTATCGTTGTACCCTGTGCACCTCGAAAGGCTCGAGGTGTTGCAGAAGAGGTTGCGAAAGAATAGGTCTGAGTTGCTTAGAGATTTAATTGATACAGCGTACAACTGCTATAAACACAGCAAAAAGTGCAGCAACTGCCCATTGATGA